The following are encoded together in the Monodelphis domestica isolate mMonDom1 chromosome 5, mMonDom1.pri, whole genome shotgun sequence genome:
- the AMN1 gene encoding protein AMN1 homolog isoform X1, whose protein sequence is MPHSRRVSHLLDLCLWCLVKNISRYVTDIKLLPPNIKDKMIKIMSFQGRITDSNISEILHPQVESLDLRSCDVSDIALLQLRNCRKLKKLNLSSSRESRSAITSEGIKAVASSCAFLYEASLKRCCNLTDDGVLALALNCPLLKIVDLGGCSRLTDVSLRALGEHCPSLQSVDFSGTQVTDRGVVSLVSGLCAKRLEEIHMGHCVNLTDGAVEAVLTCCPQIHILLFHECPLITGECAGAAPAGCVGLPFTIGFCPASVCRWDENREMSIDGPCRLLLIAMSSMHLV, encoded by the exons GTGCCTCTGGTGCTTGGTGAAGAATATTTCCAGATACGTCACAGACATTAAGCTTTTGCCTCCCAATATCAAGGACAAGATGATCAAAATAATGAGTTTTCAAGGGCGAATCACAGATTCCAATATCAGCGAG ATTTTGCACCCCCAAGTGGAGTCTCTGGACCTGCGAAGCTGCGACGTTTCCGATATCGCGTTGTTGCAGCTCCGCAACTGCAGGAAACTGAAGAAGTTGAATCTGAGCTCCTCCAGGGAGAGCCGCAGCGCCATCACTTCGGAAG GGATCAAAGCCGTGGCCTCGTCTTGCGCGTTCCTCTACGAAGCCTCCTTGAAAAGGTGCTGCAATCTCACAGATGACGGCGTCCTCGCTCTTGCCCTCAACTGTCCGCTGCTGAAGATAGTGGACTTGGGCGGCTGCTCGCGTCTCACGGACGTGTCCTTGCGGGCCCTCGGGGAGCACTGCCCGTCCTTGCAGAGCGTGGACTTCTCCGGCACTCAG GTAACTGACCGTGGGGTGGTTTCACTTGTGAGTGGACTCTGCGCTAAGAGATTAGAG GAGATTCACATGGGCCACTGTGTGAACCTGACCGATGGTGCTGTGGAGGCTGTCCTGACTTGCTGCCCTCAGATACACATTTTGCTTTTTCACGAGTGCCCCCTCATCACAGGTGAGTGTGCTGGCGCTGCTCCGGCCGGCTGCGTGGGATTGCCTTTCACGATCGGTTTTTGTCCAGCGTCCGTGTGCCGTTGGGACGAAAACCGAGAAATGTCGATCGACGGTCCCTGTCGGCTTTTGTTGATCGCAATGTCGTCCATGCACCTCGTGTAA
- the AMN1 gene encoding protein AMN1 homolog isoform X3, translating to MCLWCLVKNISRYVTDIKLLPPNIKDKMIKIMSFQGRITDSNISEILHPQVESLDLRSCDVSDIALLQLRNCRKLKKLNLSSSRESRSAITSEGIKAVASSCAFLYEASLKRCCNLTDDGVLALALNCPLLKIVDLGGCSRLTDVSLRALGEHCPSLQSVDFSGTQVTDRGVVSLVSGLCAKRLEEIHMGHCVNLTDGAVEAVLTCCPQIHILLFHECPLITDHSREVLEQLVGPNKIKQVTWTVY from the exons GTGCCTCTGGTGCTTGGTGAAGAATATTTCCAGATACGTCACAGACATTAAGCTTTTGCCTCCCAATATCAAGGACAAGATGATCAAAATAATGAGTTTTCAAGGGCGAATCACAGATTCCAATATCAGCGAG ATTTTGCACCCCCAAGTGGAGTCTCTGGACCTGCGAAGCTGCGACGTTTCCGATATCGCGTTGTTGCAGCTCCGCAACTGCAGGAAACTGAAGAAGTTGAATCTGAGCTCCTCCAGGGAGAGCCGCAGCGCCATCACTTCGGAAG GGATCAAAGCCGTGGCCTCGTCTTGCGCGTTCCTCTACGAAGCCTCCTTGAAAAGGTGCTGCAATCTCACAGATGACGGCGTCCTCGCTCTTGCCCTCAACTGTCCGCTGCTGAAGATAGTGGACTTGGGCGGCTGCTCGCGTCTCACGGACGTGTCCTTGCGGGCCCTCGGGGAGCACTGCCCGTCCTTGCAGAGCGTGGACTTCTCCGGCACTCAG GTAACTGACCGTGGGGTGGTTTCACTTGTGAGTGGACTCTGCGCTAAGAGATTAGAG GAGATTCACATGGGCCACTGTGTGAACCTGACCGATGGTGCTGTGGAGGCTGTCCTGACTTGCTGCCCTCAGATACACATTTTGCTTTTTCACGAGTGCCCCCTCATCACAG